The Prunus persica cultivar Lovell chromosome G8, Prunus_persica_NCBIv2, whole genome shotgun sequence genome includes a region encoding these proteins:
- the LOC18768862 gene encoding pathogenesis-related protein 1 gives MAFNIKLLLAICSVALFFTLVSADLSKEDIDGFVEEHNKARAQVGNRPLKWNATLAKYAQDYADKRVDDCAMEHSMGPYGENLASGEGMSGAAAAKYWVTEKEFYDYDLNKCVRDECGHYLGVIWGKTTEVGCGISKCKNGLNYVICNYDPPGNYVGQKPYKPYNSYAKILPCARCMDVPIIFTIGNNVE, from the exons ATGGCGTTCAACATCAAGCTTCTTCTGGCCATCTGCTCCGTCGCATTGTTCTTCACTCTTGTCTCTGCAGACCTTTCCAAAGAAGATATCGATGGCTTCGTGGAGGAACACAACAAGGCCCGCGCCCAGGTCGGCAACCGTCCACTCAAATGGAACGCGACCCTAGCCAAGTATGCCCAAGATTATGCAGACAAGAGAGTTGATGACTGCGCCATGGAGCACTCAATGGGGCCTTATGGTGAGAACTTGGCCTCAGGAGAAGGCATGTCTGGAGCAGCTGCCGCCAAGTATTGGGTCACTGAGAAGGAGTTTTATGACTACGACCTAAACAAATGCGTCCGAGACGAATGTGGACATTACCTTGGTGTGATTTGGGGCAAAACCACCGAAGTTGGTTGTGGCATTTCAAAGTGCAAGAATGGACTAAACTATGTCATCTGCAACTA TGATCCACCAGGCAACTATGTTGGGCAGAAGCCTTACAAGCCTTACAACTCCTATGCGAAAATTCTACCATGTGCCAGGTGCATGGATGTTCCAATAATATTCACCATTGGCAACAATGTTGAGTAG
- the LOC18767807 gene encoding pathogenesis-related protein 1 gives MGLSKILLALVCVLGSALLQSTHAQDTPQDYVTAHNNARAAVNVGPLSWDEKLQGYAQDYANQHIGDCNLVHSGGPYGENLAMSTADLSGTDAVNMWVAEKADYNYDSNTCADGKMCGHYTQVVWRNTARVGCAKVRCNSGGTFIGCNYDPPGNYVGEKPY, from the coding sequence atgGGCCTGTCCAAGATTTTACTAGCCCTCGTTTGTGTTTTAGGCTCTGCCCTTCTCCAATCCACTCATGCCCAAGACACACCGCAAGACTACGTCACTGCCCATAACAACGCTCGAGCGGCGGTAAATGTCGGGCCATTGTCATGGGATGAGAAGCTACAAGGCTATGCGCAAGACTATGCCAATCAACACATTGGCGACTGCAATCTTGTCCACTCTGGTGGGCCCTACGGCGAAAACCTTGCCATGAGCACCGCTGACTTGTCGGGCACGGATGCCGTGAACATGTGGGTGGCGGAGAAGGCCGACTATAACTACGACTCTAACACTTGTGCCGATGGCAAGATGTGTGGGCATTATACGCAGGTTGTTTGGCGTAACACAGCTCGTGTAGGGTGTGCAAAAGTGAGGTGCAACAGTGGAGGTACCTTCATCGGGTGTAACTATGATCCGCCAGGCAACTATGTTGGGGAGAAGCCTTACTAA